CTATAGAAAACTGAACTCAGGTTTCTACtgcgtgctttttttttttctactgtacTATATTAAGGTTCTATcaagttttaaatgttttgattAGAAACTTAGTTGATTTCTGAAATGTGAATTGAAACATTTTTAGcgtattttatcttttcttatgtatttataaataccTTTAAGGGTAAAAACGTTACCTTACTCAGCTCTGCTATCCCCCAAAGTGTTGGGTACAGCGCCTTATACACAGTAGGCCTATGGTAGGCACTTTAAATTGACATGAATTCTTCAGGGTACTGTGATTTTATGATTCAAATTGACAGGTTAGATGAAAGCATTTTAGCTATGACTTAGGTCAAATGGAAAGTTTACAATATTTCTATGGAAGATTTGCTAAGGGAGAAGGTGGAGCTAGAGGAACAGAGTCAGAGACAGAAaaacaggcagggagacagacagGCAAAGAGACACACAGACTGTGGGGCCAGGGAATGAAAAAGTTAATATACACAAAACAGTATTAGCAGAAATCAAAAAGCCAGCTCCTTCATCCTCCTTATCTTTTGGCTTTAAATTATAATTAGGTGTTAACAAGACCCATGTTTCTATGAATAAAGAAATTTTATAGATTGAAAATCTTATTACTGATTCTCTCAACTCTTGTtcaatactatttatttatttaatcaaatcATGCTGAGAATTACTGGAGCTGTTATTAAAGCAAAGTGGTGTTAGTCTCTCTCAAAGCAAATGATGGCTAATGGGACAACATGGCAACTTCTTTTCTCAAGATAAATGAAAAGTAAACCCTTAGAATGTGACTTTTCCTGTGAACAGCTATTTCAGTCCAGGAAAAGCACTTAAAAAGGGGCCATGCTCTAAATCTAAAATCTCTTCTGCCATTTAGGATTTGAGTGCCTGGaacatttttaacaaattcatcaggcctttatttcactttttagcaaaaggtctctttttttttttctttttcacttcttgCACTAACCTAGTTCCGCCTACAAAGAAGCACGATTTGATCAATGGAAATGGATGTTCATGGGGACACTGGGCTAGTCCAGAAATGCAGCATTAAGGTTAGAGTTGAGAAGAAGATAGAAAGATGAAGTAGctcaaaatttaaatattgttaTCTACATTTatgcaaaaaggaaataaagtcacTCACAAGCCTGCTACACGGAGAAAACCactgtttgtcttttaaaatgttcctttatCTTTTGCCTGTACTGtctcacatttttcttttgatataGTCTTACCTATTGCTTTCAAATAACATCCCAAAGATCTATTAATTTTCTTTACAAAATTCTATCATATGcttaaagaaaagagagatgaaaatGTAGGCTAAGAAAATAATGTACCCTCTGAGTTAGGATGTCACCTATAAGAGAGAaggattttattttcagtctttgatctattttatacAATCACAATTAGTTAACCTTTCTCATGGCCTTGTATACCTAAGATATGTGGGCCCAGGTACATTTTTTTAGGGCTCATATTGATACAGTTAATTTGagtccttccccaccccccaaatcagagtatttaacaaaaaggaaattccTGGCTGGCCAGCACTGGCAACCTTCTTGCGGAGTTTTCCTTTCAGAACTGGGCTAGCCATGGGGGCCTCTGGATGGCACCGTAGGAATGAGTCCTGGCGTTCCACAGAGCACCCGAATCACACTTTGTATGGAGCAAGGGTCAGAGAAGGAAAGACCAGGGCCCACAGTGACTTCAAGGCACCCATCCAAATGGCAGTCCTGGCCCTGTTGGTCCCAGTTTCCAGAATGCGACTGAGAAGATTCCAAGGGAGGCAGTCCAAAGTGTGGGACTACTTGTCTTGGGGTGCTGAGTAGGAGGCCCGCTGGTATTTACCACTTGAGGATGAAGGAGATGTGTTGAAATATATAAACTAATGTCATCGAATAAATTACATATTGTTCTCTTTCctcaattttggaaaaaaaaaaaaagagagccttCAATTTGGCCTGCATTTGAAATTTGagccaaaatttttaaaaataatgccatattTTGAGATCTTAGTCACCTATAAGTAAGGTAGAAACTGATTTTATGCATTGATTTCCTCTCTTAGatagattataaaaatattttatattttaaatgaggaaaattgGCCACATTTTTGTAAGCAATCTATAACCAAATAAACCCTAAACTTATCTCACCACTGAGGAAAAATTCAGACACAAGGAAACCCCAAAtcactctgaaaaataaaaataattactgtaTCATCAAAAGAATAAATGTTATTACTCCTTTCCAGTAGCCAGCTAAAATAACAGTAGCTCTGACTTCAGGTGATTAAGCCTCCATATGTGACACAATTTTCCTATTTTTAGTTTAGTATAACTGGGACTCGAGTTCAGGAAGCTTTCACAGTTGGTGACACTTCCATTGCAGAAGATGACTGCTACTATTCCACTTCTGTTTACCTGATCTTCTCTTCCCTAAATTTTCTACCTTATATTCTCATTGGCTACAGCTTTAAAATACGCTCAGTTGACAGTGCAAGGCTGAAGCATTATTGCGGAGTGTTGGCCAAGAAGGGTCACAACcagaaggaatgaaaaagaatatgacctGGCTTCCAAAAATCGTCTTCTTCTAAAAAGCAGACGCTCCCTCTCCTTCTGAAGATCTGCTGATTGCTCCCACCAGTCTGAACTGGCAAGAGACGTCTTGAAGTGTTTTATTCTGTTCCCTTATGCCAAACCTTAAccaattatttacattttttcagtAAAACTTCAAACAAATGTAATAATGTTTGATTAATTGAACATTTATTATCTTCTGAAGAAGAGATCCTCTGCTTTCAATCTGGCATTTAGCTATAATACTTATGAACAAGACTCATTCCACAACAGGAGGCAAAAGGGAAACGATTACTTAGTCCCTACCATATGCCAGGCATTTTGCTGGGAGGCCAACAAGACTGCAATAAGCAGGGCTTAAACAAATAATAACGGCAATTGTCTCATGACATTTTTGGAGTTTATGAAAAAATTAagggtatttatttttaagttcatgCAAATTTAaagtctgatttttttgtttttttagtgggCATGTGTTAACGTAGGTTAGCGTACGTGGTTGTCTGCTTTTTGATGTGCTCCTGTGTGTTAACCTGTTTCCCTCCTCTGACTATGCTCTGGCCACATGCTCCGATCTTCAGTGAAGCTGGTGGTAACTCGGGCGTTGATGATTACTGCAGATATTCTAGCTGGATTTGGATTTATCACCCTGCTCCTTGGTCTTGACTGTGTGAAATTCCTCCCTGATGAGCCGTACATCAAAGTCCGCATGTGCTTTGTTGCTGGAACTACATTACTGATAGCAGGTACTGGTCTGGACTCAGTGATGGGGCGACAGAGACCAACCTAAGGTCCTGAGATGAAGAAGGGTGCTGTTCTGAAGTAGTTCATTTTAGGATCGTATGCAACTTGCTTTTCTAGATTAAAGGGACAAAGAGCACATCCACCAACCCTGCTTTCTTTAGTTTTGGAATTAGATAATTAATTTTTTGTTACTATCCCTGATCAAGGTTTATCGAAGTCCTCAAACTGTTTTTAACCATTTCAAAGGTTATATAACactttaaatttctaaaaatttttgtgATTATTCCTGAAGTCAAATCCTAAAATACACCCTAAGCCACCACCTGTACACACTGCCACCAATTAACTAAATTGTACCAAGTGCTGTGTTAGACTTCTCTCATGGGCCAACCTGTAGGGTCATAACTGTAACAATAAGCAGATTATGCTATTATCTCCACTTAAGCAGGTGAATAAATGGAGTTCTGAAGACTAATAAATCAAGCATGACTAATAAACAATAAATCAAGAAGCACTTCACACAGTGTTTATTAGTGAAACAACAAAATTGGTATTTTACTGAGCTCTGTCATCAAATTCAATTTAGTCTTCTTTTATTACAGCACAATGCCTTCTTTGGATTGTAATGCAAGTTGGGAAGACGTACACTATGGAAGAAATCAAAGTACAGAAAGAGTAAAACCCTCTCTCTGGAGGGTGAGCCCACCCTCCAGAGAGAAAATCGTCTTCTTTTACGGTAGCAGCAGAAAagttaacaaaacaaatataagtaCCTGACCAGGAAGTGTAGCGTGACTATATAGGAACCTTGAAGTTAAAGATACTTGGAGATACATAAGTGTAATGTGTGACCTTAGGCCAGTTACTTAATCTATCTCCTTTGTTTGAGCTGAAAAATAAGGTTAAGCCCCAGCAGAAATATGTCCTCTTAATTGCTGGGGTAAAGGTCCAGTGTGGGCAGAGTAAGCCCATAGCAGAGTCTTACCCATCCCACAGTCAAAAAATGGGGCCTCCCTAATATTTTCACACACAAGCATTGAGTCAAGACCCTAATGATCCTTAACTGTATTAAAAAGTCACAAGAATttagtaatttttcctttttaagataTTCATTCCCATATCCAGTCTCGTGATAACATAAAGCTTTTGTATAAAACActtgttttatttaacaaatttaaaCATCATTTAATGCTATGAAATTTTATTCTAGAATGTTTTTTGAGACATCACTAGGtactctattttttttataaaatactataacaagctaaatataaagaaaactgagtcaatgaagaaaatcccTGCAGGACTGGCTGGAGAGATGACTAAAATAAATTGCCAGAGATGGCCAAAGCCTCAGGGTCCTCATTTGATATTAGTATGccatatataaatgtgtgtatacgtgcgtgtgtgtatatgtatatacacaaaaatCCATTTCTAAGTTTCAAGAAAAGAACTTTTCAGCCTAAACCTATAGGTTATAGTATTATAGAAAAGGCAtggtaatttatattctgtattctaaaggTTACTATGTCTTCATGATCTGGTCCTTCTTTTACTTCTTGCATTAAACAATTGGGAAAAGAATACAATGAAATTGTGATTTCAGTGGATATCACAGACTCACTACAAAGAAATGTGAGAGTTTCTTGGGGGTCACAGATTTCAGAAACACTGTTTTCACATAACCTTTGTCCCACAACTCCCCACCCATTTTTCTTACATCTGAGCCCTGACATGCAAGTTGCATGCAAAAGCAAGAGGCATCATGTCAAGCTAATCAATTTTCAGAAAGACTAATCTGGGaggattaaattttatttaaaatgagcaCAATTTCTTAGTCTAGTCTTATATGGTGTGGGAGTAGTAGATAAAGACTTATTTTAACATAAAGACAACTTTCGCTTCACTTATTTTTAACGCCAACACACTAACATGAATGACTTTAAAAGCAGTTTCCGTATGGGTGCTGACTATGTAGCTGATGTAACTTCAGTCGTGGGTCTGGGTGGTGGGTCTTAAATCTCCTTGGATTTAAATGGAAAACAGGCCTGCATTATGTTTAgcgattttcttttctttcaggtgCCCCAGGAATCATTGGTTCTGTGTGGTACGCTGTTGACGTTTATGTGGAACGTTCTTCTCTGATTTTCCACAATATATTTCTTGGCATCCAGTATAAATTTGGTTGGTCCTGTTGGCTCGGAATGGCTGGGTCTCTGGGTTGCTTTTTGGCCGGCGCTGTCCTCACATGCTGCTTATACCTCTTGAAAGGtaggaacaaaataaaatagcacACTTCCTCGCCTGCGGTAGCATTCTCCCAACCCAGAGGAAACACATCTCACCAGCCCAAGGAGTCTTGCTTGCTTGCTCCCTGCCTACTCCATTAGAAATTTCAGTTGTTCGAGGACAACTGATTGACAACACTAGAACCTTAGTATCTGGTTCGTGGTgtatttgttggaaaaaaaaaaaaaaccctgtaactACAACTATGTCCAATATCCAAAAATATAATGATTATTTTGATGTGTCATAATCTTATATGTCTCACTTTACTCAATCTACTAAATGTAtaaccacattctgttgattcttattttgtacttGGCTTTATCcctttgataattatgtaagttttaaaagctaaagatataatctgttcttagaaacaataattagtacgtatatgtaaactaaaaaaaatgcagtatactgtctatgtatttacatgcaacatAATGTGTATGTatagtcgaactgtaataattctacctaataaaactgaaaaagaaaaaaaaacgaaATAAATCTCATcagctaaaggaaaaaaaataaaattaaaagatgtatATCTAAAGTTAAACAAAGAAGTAGGCTGAGAGCCAAGTCAGATACCTATCTGTTGTTAAAGAATGTAATGTATTGAGTTTCCTAAAAATGTCACtgaaaaaaactaaggaaatccctctccttgtaaggaaaaaaaaaaaaaggaaattacttgGCTGAATTTTAAATCTAAATAAGCTTTTAGGTTGAGaatctttgatttttcttctagGGTTCTTCTTAGATGATTCCTTCTTGGAAtatttatattcttgcctctttggaggaagaatatataaaatgacatttttttgtCAGAGTTTACCGAggcataattatttttatgtcaCTATCTTTATCACTTTCAAACAGATGTTGGACCTGAGAGGAACTATCCTTATTCCATGAGGAAGGCCTATTCAACTACAGCTATTTCCATGGCCAAGTCGTACACAGCCCCCCGGACACAGACTGCCAAAATGTATGCTCTAGACACTAGGGTATAAAGTGCCACGTgtcagtctgtgtgtgtatgttatgtaATCAATCAATGTGTTCAGGCTAATAAAATAACAAGCCGATCCAGGAACAGTTATTTAGACTTTGTGTTCAATTAAATTAATTGCTCACCTTAATCAAAAAGTTTGATTCTCCTATTACTTCTCCTTTTCCATTCTTACAttcttccacatttttttttacccctcctctctcacacacacacttcccttgTATTTAACGATAAGGTTGCCaggatataaaaatgtttatctgTGATTTCCACGTTGCTGTTAGAGATTGTGACATGGTGATGTTAAAGCAAAACGATGCTTTAAGAATAGAAAGCAACTTTCaaaagaggccagagatgctaATCTTTGAAGAGGTTGACAGGCTCTTAGCTCCTTCCCTGGCTTTTGCTTCACTTCTTGTATTCTCAACTGAGCAAGTTATTTGATAACTTTGAAAAAGATGGCTCTTCCAAATTCAAGCCAGTATATCAAAGCTTACCATTGCTCTGATTCtattaaaataggaaaagaaaataacagcTTGGTGTACCAGTTACGGGTGGGAGTCAAAGTTAAAAAGGCTCCCCTCCACACTCTAAATGTC
This portion of the Vicugna pacos chromosome 1, VicPac4, whole genome shotgun sequence genome encodes:
- the CLDN16 gene encoding claudin-16, with the protein product MRDRLQYVACFFAFFSAGFLVVATWTDCWMVNADDSLEVSTKCRGLWWECVTNAFDGIRTCDEYDSIYAEHSLKLVVTRALMITADILAGFGFITLLLGLDCVKFLPDEPYIKVRMCFVAGTTLLIAGAPGIIGSVWYAVDVYVERSSLIFHNIFLGIQYKFGWSCWLGMAGSLGCFLAGAVLTCCLYLLKDVGPERNYPYSMRKAYSTTAISMAKSYTAPRTQTAKMYALDTRV